A single genomic interval of Polaribacter vadi harbors:
- a CDS encoding UDP-N-acetylmuramoyl-tripeptide--D-alanyl-D-alanine ligase translates to MNITGLYQLYTKHFLVDTDTRNIRENTLFFALKGENFNGNEFAEKALALGASFAIVDDKNYQTQENMILVDDVLETLQKLANYHRKQLTIPVIGLTGSNGKTTTKELINVVLSKKYNCLATKGNLNNHIGVPLTLLSIKPEHEIAIIEMGANHQKEIEFLCTICEPDFGYITNFGKAHLEGFGGIEGVIKGKSELYTFLEKHHKTVFINPTDAIQVEKTKNLNTIAISSDEIRFLEVNPFVKIDYKNTTIQSNLIGNYNYTNIAIAITIGEYFKVSKADMKEAIESYTPKNNRSQIIETKTNKILLDAYNANPSSMKVALENFASLIHNKKVIILGDMFELGKDSQQEHQEIVNLANSLGFQNQYFVGEHFYQTKTDSQQFKTFDDFESYIKKNPLENQYILIKGSRGMRLERILESLDVVR, encoded by the coding sequence ATGAATATCACAGGACTTTATCAACTGTACACAAAACACTTTTTAGTAGATACTGATACAAGAAACATTCGCGAAAATACCTTGTTTTTTGCCTTAAAAGGCGAGAACTTTAATGGAAACGAATTTGCTGAAAAAGCTTTAGCCTTAGGAGCTTCTTTTGCTATTGTTGATGATAAAAATTATCAAACACAAGAAAATATGATTCTGGTTGATGATGTTTTGGAAACATTACAAAAGTTAGCCAATTATCATAGAAAACAATTGACGATTCCTGTGATCGGTTTAACTGGTAGTAATGGAAAAACAACCACCAAAGAACTTATTAATGTTGTTTTGAGTAAAAAATACAATTGTTTAGCTACAAAAGGGAACCTAAACAACCATATTGGAGTTCCCTTAACTTTGTTATCTATAAAGCCTGAACATGAAATCGCCATTATTGAAATGGGTGCAAATCATCAAAAAGAAATTGAATTTTTATGTACTATTTGCGAACCCGATTTTGGTTACATCACCAATTTTGGAAAAGCACATTTAGAGGGTTTTGGCGGAATTGAAGGCGTTATCAAAGGAAAAAGTGAATTGTACACGTTTCTAGAAAAGCACCATAAAACTGTTTTCATAAATCCTACTGATGCCATTCAGGTTGAAAAAACTAAAAATTTAAACACGATTGCTATTAGTAGTGATGAAATTCGCTTTTTAGAAGTAAATCCGTTTGTAAAAATTGACTATAAAAATACAACTATTCAAAGTAATTTAATTGGGAATTATAACTACACAAATATTGCAATAGCCATTACCATTGGAGAATATTTTAAAGTATCAAAAGCTGATATGAAAGAAGCTATTGAAAGTTATACTCCAAAAAACAATCGCTCTCAAATCATTGAAACCAAAACGAATAAAATCCTTTTAGATGCTTATAATGCAAATCCTTCTAGCATGAAAGTTGCTTTAGAAAACTTTGCATCATTGATTCATAACAAAAAAGTAATCATTTTGGGAGATATGTTTGAACTTGGTAAAGACAGTCAGCAGGAGCATCAAGAAATTGTGAATCTTGCCAACTCTTTGGGTTTTCAAAATCAATATTTTGTTGGCGAACATTTTTATCAAACAAAAACAGACTCTCAACAATTTAAAACATTCGACGATTTTGAAAGTTATATCAAAAAAAATCCTCTAGAAAACCAATACATATTGATTAAAGGCTCTAGAGGAATGCGTTTAGAAAGAATTTTAGAATCGTTAGACGTTGTTCGTTAG
- a CDS encoding N-acetylglucosamine kinase, with amino-acid sequence MILIADGGSTKADWIAINSDKKEEFRVRTLGLNPAVVAEDELENRIINMFELIKIKDDVTEIYFYGAGCGTPKPTKILEDVLQKIFINAKINVAEDMLAAVYAATGKEPGLVCILGTGSNSCYFDGEHVHMKTASLGYILMDEASGNYFGKVLLRDYFYNKMPKAIAEKFNEEFNLEADYIKKNLYRTPNPNMYLASFAKFMFDFKEEKYIKRIIKKGFQEFFKYRILPFNKTAETPLYFIGSIAYYFRESLEKIAKKNNLKVTGIIQRPIDNLLEYHLQKME; translated from the coding sequence ATGATTTTAATTGCAGATGGTGGCTCTACAAAAGCAGATTGGATTGCTATAAATAGTGATAAAAAAGAAGAATTTAGAGTTAGAACTTTAGGGTTAAACCCTGCTGTGGTTGCTGAAGATGAGCTTGAGAATCGAATTATAAATATGTTTGAGTTAATTAAGATCAAAGATGATGTTACTGAAATTTATTTTTATGGAGCAGGTTGTGGAACTCCAAAACCTACAAAAATTCTTGAAGATGTTTTACAAAAAATATTTATAAACGCTAAAATTAATGTTGCTGAAGATATGTTAGCAGCTGTATATGCAGCCACTGGAAAAGAACCTGGTTTGGTTTGTATTTTAGGTACTGGATCTAATAGCTGTTATTTTGATGGTGAACATGTACACATGAAAACAGCTTCTTTAGGATATATCTTAATGGATGAAGCGAGTGGTAATTATTTTGGTAAAGTATTGTTGAGAGATTATTTTTATAATAAAATGCCCAAAGCAATAGCTGAAAAATTTAATGAAGAGTTTAATTTAGAAGCAGATTATATCAAAAAGAACTTATACAGAACTCCAAATCCTAATATGTATTTAGCTTCATTTGCTAAGTTCATGTTCGATTTTAAAGAGGAGAAATATATAAAAAGAATTATTAAAAAAGGATTCCAAGAATTTTTTAAATATAGAATTTTACCTTTCAATAAAACAGCAGAAACTCCATTGTATTTTATAGGTTCCATTGCCTATTATTTTAGAGAAAGTTTGGAGAAAATAGCTAAAAAGAATAATTTAAAAGTTACAGGGATCATTCAAAGACCTATTGATAATTTATTAGAATATCATCTCCAAAAGATGGAGTAA
- a CDS encoding tyrosine-protein phosphatase, with translation MFFFKSKEIPLNEFFPEGFIDIHSHLLPGIDDGAKDLNDSIALIEKMASYGIKNFITTPHVLGDLYPNTPEIIKGKLEEVQNELKKRNLTDISITAAAEYMMDEQFSIILEEGNILTLKDNLVLVEMSYFSPPNNLYDILFQLGLKGYKPILAHPERYNSYHKNFKEFTKLKRAGCLFQLNLLSLTNNYGREVQKTSEYLLKENMYDFVGTDTHHQNHLQLLKTIATKKNFSKIENLLHNNKKFIQ, from the coding sequence ATGTTTTTTTTTAAGAGTAAAGAAATCCCATTAAATGAATTTTTTCCTGAAGGATTCATCGATATACATTCGCATTTACTACCAGGTATCGATGATGGTGCAAAAGATTTGAATGATTCTATCGCTTTGATTGAGAAAATGGCTTCTTATGGAATTAAAAACTTTATAACAACCCCTCATGTTTTAGGAGATCTATACCCTAATACTCCAGAAATCATCAAAGGGAAATTAGAGGAAGTTCAAAACGAACTCAAAAAAAGAAATCTAACAGACATCTCGATTACAGCTGCTGCAGAATATATGATGGACGAACAATTTTCTATTATTTTAGAAGAAGGAAATATTCTCACGTTAAAAGATAATTTGGTACTTGTAGAAATGTCTTATTTCAGTCCTCCAAACAATCTGTATGATATTCTATTTCAATTAGGATTAAAAGGATACAAACCTATTTTGGCACATCCAGAACGTTATAATAGCTATCATAAAAATTTTAAAGAATTTACAAAACTAAAAAGAGCAGGTTGCTTGTTTCAATTAAATCTACTCTCATTAACCAATAATTATGGACGAGAAGTTCAAAAAACAAGTGAGTACCTTCTAAAAGAAAATATGTATGATTTTGTAGGCACTGATACGCATCACCAAAATCACTTACAGCTATTAAAAACTATTGCTACAAAGAAAAATTTTAGCAAAATTGAAAATTTACTTCATAACAATAAAAAATTTATTCAATAA
- a CDS encoding GumC family protein yields the protein MQESKENFSSNQNDHGESLNIREELEKYSIHWKWFVLGVLLALVLAFLYLRYTTPQFTASTSIMIKDNNKSGISSELAAFEDLGIIGGGSANNPDNEIQILKSRKIIGNVVDSLHLGVSYFTEGRIKKSEIYENKPFFLKFLNRDVRTYVKDTSFIISMLNDGEIQLKDIEGNKGATVSFNEVVKSKIGHFQVVGTQELAGVLGEEITINIKNRDQVIDAYKNRINISPVDKNSSVLNLSLQDAIPKKAENILDELVKQYNLDAIKDKSIVSEKTKEFIEDRLKSVGLDLANIQDDVKDYKTKFGITGLSTEGELALESVSNNNQQIAAIQSQLTLAEWIQEKLTKESEQNDVLPTNLGFTDVSITSSIESYNALVLDKNKLLVTAGKRNPQLIEVQKRIATLNANLLSSLANLKKSLEIQLSQLNIEAKKALSKISTIPTIEREMIDIERQKEIYAELYSYLLKKKEETAISLAVTVPNAKIIDYAYSNGVPVSPKKRIIYLAALLLGLLIPFIIIYVLNLLDTKIHSRKDIEELTTIPFLGDVPHSETDEKIVIKNDSRTSTAEAFRLIRTNLDFMLPNHDSDLGKTIFVTSTTSGEGKSFISINLAAALSLSNKKVLLMGVDLRAPKVTEYLGIPERKGITNYITNESLTAEDIKFSIPEINGLDIISSGVIPPNPAELLLGDRIKQLFEQVKKEYDFIIVDTAPVNLVTDTFLVSKYADMTIYVSRANYLDKRMLQVAQNLYNEKKLQNMAIVLNDTDMTRGYGYGYGYGYGYTDVVKKPWYKKIF from the coding sequence ATGCAAGAATCAAAAGAAAATTTTTCCTCGAATCAAAACGATCATGGCGAATCTTTAAATATTAGAGAAGAGCTAGAAAAATATAGCATCCATTGGAAATGGTTTGTTTTAGGTGTTTTGTTAGCTTTAGTTTTGGCCTTTTTATATCTTAGATATACGACACCACAATTCACTGCTTCAACGTCCATTATGATTAAGGACAATAACAAATCTGGAATTTCTTCAGAACTCGCGGCTTTTGAGGATTTAGGAATTATTGGAGGGGGGTCTGCTAACAATCCAGACAATGAAATACAAATTTTAAAATCTCGTAAAATTATTGGCAATGTAGTGGATTCATTACATTTAGGAGTTTCTTATTTTACGGAAGGAAGAATAAAGAAAAGTGAAATTTATGAAAATAAACCATTTTTCTTAAAGTTTTTGAATAGAGATGTACGAACCTATGTAAAGGATACGTCCTTTATCATTTCTATGCTAAATGATGGTGAGATTCAATTGAAAGATATAGAAGGAAATAAAGGAGCTACAGTATCTTTTAATGAAGTAGTAAAAAGTAAAATTGGACATTTTCAAGTTGTCGGAACACAAGAGTTAGCTGGTGTTTTAGGAGAAGAAATTACAATTAATATTAAAAATAGAGACCAAGTAATTGATGCTTATAAAAACAGAATTAATATTAGTCCAGTTGATAAAAACTCAAGTGTTTTAAACCTTAGTCTACAAGATGCAATACCCAAAAAAGCCGAAAATATTTTAGATGAATTGGTGAAACAATACAATTTGGATGCAATTAAGGACAAAAGTATTGTATCGGAAAAGACCAAAGAATTTATTGAAGACCGTTTGAAAAGTGTTGGTTTGGATTTGGCGAATATTCAAGATGATGTAAAGGATTATAAAACGAAATTTGGTATTACTGGTTTGTCAACAGAAGGAGAATTGGCGCTGGAATCAGTTTCTAATAATAACCAACAAATAGCCGCAATTCAAAGTCAATTGACTCTGGCAGAGTGGATTCAAGAGAAATTAACCAAAGAATCTGAACAAAATGATGTATTACCTACCAATTTAGGGTTTACAGACGTGAGCATCACCAGCTCTATAGAAAGTTATAATGCTTTGGTCTTGGATAAAAATAAATTATTGGTAACTGCAGGAAAGAGAAACCCTCAATTAATTGAGGTTCAAAAAAGAATTGCCACCTTAAATGCTAACTTATTATCTAGTTTAGCCAATTTAAAAAAATCGTTAGAAATTCAATTGAGTCAATTAAACATTGAAGCTAAGAAAGCCTTGTCAAAAATTTCTACTATTCCGACAATAGAAAGAGAGATGATAGATATTGAACGTCAAAAAGAAATATATGCGGAATTGTATTCTTATTTATTAAAAAAGAAAGAAGAAACGGCAATTTCTTTAGCAGTTACTGTACCGAATGCTAAAATTATTGATTATGCTTATAGCAATGGAGTTCCAGTATCACCAAAGAAAAGAATTATTTATTTAGCTGCATTGTTATTAGGACTGTTAATTCCATTTATCATTATATATGTATTGAACTTATTAGATACAAAAATACATTCTAGAAAAGATATTGAAGAGCTGACCACCATTCCTTTTTTAGGAGATGTGCCGCACTCTGAAACTGACGAGAAAATTGTGATTAAGAATGATTCTAGAACCAGTACTGCAGAAGCTTTTCGATTAATTAGAACCAATTTAGATTTTATGTTGCCTAATCATGATAGCGATTTAGGGAAAACAATTTTTGTAACTTCTACAACCAGTGGAGAAGGGAAATCTTTTATTTCTATCAATTTAGCGGCAGCCTTATCGTTGTCTAATAAAAAAGTGTTATTAATGGGAGTTGATTTAAGAGCTCCGAAAGTAACTGAATATTTAGGGATTCCAGAACGTAAAGGAATTACCAATTATATTACCAACGAATCTTTAACTGCTGAGGATATAAAGTTTTCAATCCCTGAAATAAATGGGTTGGATATTATTTCATCTGGAGTCATTCCGCCAAATCCTGCTGAATTATTATTAGGTGATAGAATCAAACAGTTGTTTGAGCAAGTAAAAAAGGAGTATGATTTTATTATTGTAGATACAGCACCTGTAAATTTAGTAACCGATACTTTTTTAGTGTCTAAATATGCAGATATGACCATTTATGTGTCTAGAGCTAATTACTTAGACAAAAGAATGTTGCAAGTAGCGCAAAACCTATATAATGAGAAGAAATTACAAAATATGGCTATTGTGCTAAATGATACTGATATGACAAGGGGTTATGGTTATGGGTACGGTTATGGTTATGGCTACACAGATGTGGTTAAAAAACCTTGGTATAAAAAGATATTTTAA